In Brachybacterium saurashtrense, the genomic stretch ACGGGGATCTGGACGTCGGCTCCCTCGGCACCTCCGCGCTGCGCGGCTACCGCTCGCTGGTGCAGATGGTGTTCCAGGACCCGTACTCCTCGCTGAACCCCAACAAGACCCTCGAGTACATCCTCTCCCGCCCCCTGAAGAACCACCGGTCGATGGGGCGGGCGGAGGTGGGCGCAGCGATCGACGAGCTGCTCGAGCGGGTCGCGCTCACCCCGGCGCGCCGGTACCGCAGCCGGCACGGCTTCGAGCTCTCCGGCGGGCAGCGCCAGCGGGTGGTGATCGCCCGGGCGCTGGCCGCCGAGCCGGAGCTGATCATCGCCGACGAGCCGATCTCGAGCCTGGACGTGTCGATCCGTGCCGAGGTGCTCGAGCTGCTGCAGCGCCTGGTCGCGGACTCGGACGTGGGCATCCTCTACATCACCCACGACCTGCTCTCCGCGCGCATGCTCGCGGACGACGTCATCGTGCTGAACCAGGGCCGGGTCGCGGAGCACGGCACGGCGATCGACGTGATCCGCGACCCGCAGGACGAGTACACGCGGCGCCTGCTGGATGCGATCCCGAACCCGTTCGCGGACATCTACAAGGGCTAGGTGTCGTTAGTCATGACGCGGTGGTCACGGCACGGGGATGGAGGGACGTGGCCTCTGACCGGCACGATGGGCGGTGTCTAGACATCCGTCGCCGGGGAGGAACTCGTTTCATGGCCCACCGCGGTTCGCCGCCGACGCCGGCCGGAAGACTCCGCCTGGTCCGACGTGTCGAAGATGAGGGCCGACCCATTGCCCACGTCGCTGCCGAATCCGGCGTCGCCCGATCGACTCTGACGACGTCGGTCCGCCGCATCGCCCTCGAGCCCGGGGAGATCATCGCTCGCTTCCCGGGCCACATGCTCCACCTGGATGTGAAGAAGGTCGGCCAGAGTCCCGACGGTGGGGGCCGGCGCCTCCACGGCCAAGGCGGCAAACGGGCGCGCCATCAGCGGACTCGGCCCTGCACTCCCCGGCACAACAGAGAAGTCGAGCGCTACCAGCGGATCCTCGCCGAGGAATGCTCTACGCCCACGCCGTCTACTCCCAGGACGACCGGCGCGAAGCGACCAGCGTCTGGGTCGACCACTGCACACATCATCGGCCGCGCACCGCCTGCGCTGATCAGCCCCCGGCCACCGGAATCCACGAACGTATCGACAACGTCATGACCTCATACTCCTAGCGACAGCTCTACTCCGCGCTCTCGATCACGACAGTCCGGCCCTGCCTGGTGGCAGCGATTATGCTTGTGCTATGAAGCTTCTGAGGCCCGGACTGACCATAGGGCTCGCTCTCCTCGCGCTTATCCTCATGTCATTCCCGACTTGGCCGATGGAATATGGGCTTCATTCGTCCATAAGAGTTAGATGGATGAGCATGTTCACCATTACCTACTTCGAGCTGGAACCTCTCGTCACCTTCTCTGCTGCCGTGCTTGCGACAGTGCTGGTCACTCTTGGTTTGCCAAGACTGCCCTCAACACACATTCCATCGGTGCTCTTCTTTGTGGCTTCAATGTCCGTACTGGTCGGAATGATTACCGGAACAGGCTGGGCCCTTCTTCCTGCAGTAGTATTGATTCTGCTGCTTGCGTGTGGAGTACTAGCTCGCAAGAGCCGCCCTGAGGGGCGGACTCACCAGGGATGATCTGGATGTTGCGGGTCATTGCCGGCTCTTCACGCCTGAGTCGGACTTCTCTGGGAGATGAACGCTGATTCTGTCGATGTTCCTACTGGTCAGGGACGTGCCGGGGGTTGTGGACGACACACTAACGGGCTCTTCAGAGTTGAGTGTGGGGTGAGGCGTTGAGTCCACCAGCGATGAGGAACATTCGGAGGCGGTAGTGCTCGAAGTTGCGGAACCCTCTGGTGGCGAGGCGGCCGACCTCGATGATCCCGTTGACGGCCTCGGGGGCCGCCGTTGCTCGCACCGCCTGTATCGAAGTATGCCAAGAACTCGGTCTTCCAGCGGCGCAGCGTTTTCCCGAGGCTCGCGATCTCGGGGATCGGGCAGGATGGCAGGCTCTCGATGAGTCGTTCGGTGAGTCGGCGTCCCTGCGCGGGCGTGGTCAAGTGCAACACCTCGCCGAAGCGAATTGGGTTCCGTTCCGAGTCTCCTTGCTGAGACTCGGAACGGAACCCAAGGCGCTTCTCTCAGTGATGCACTGCCTACCTCGTGTCGACGCAAGAGTGGCGCCTTCCGGAGATTCTGCCGCCACGATCCGAGGGTGTCCTGCGTGCGACAGACGTCCAAGTTGAAGCGGAAGCAATGATCGCTGGAACTAGAATGAGAACTGCATAAAAAATGAATCCCCTCCACCACAGTCGATCGAAAAGCCTGTCCGATGTCGCTGTCACGAACCCAAGTACTGCTACAAGGATAGCCGCTATGGCAACCAGGGAAGATATTCTCGGGCTCTTAGTCAATAGGTACAGCACTAAAAACGTCAGGACTACTGTGGCAGCGGCAATTCCAGATAGCAGTAGGGGGTACCCGTAATACACAAAAGCCATGGGAGTCCCCGTGGTTAACCAGCTGTACATGAAACCGGCTATGCATGCTGCGAGCAGAACGCTTAGTGTGTAGCGTCTAAAAACTTGCCTCATATCTGGCTAAGCGCGTACTCGTCCAAGTCGCAGGCGTCCTGCACTAAGAAGACAGATCTTGCCGCTAGAGAGCGAATCGTCATGCTTGTCCTTTATGTCGATCTTTAGGGGTTTCGAGGCTTTCCAGCAGGAAACCAGGCCGTCTGCACGCTCTTGACGGTTCTGGAAGGTTCAGTGACCTAAGCGCGATCGTAAGGACTAGGTCCTCGGCCTCGGCTCCCGACCTCCGCCGGGAGGATGGACTGCGGTCGCCCCGTGTGCGACTGCGACGACGGGCTGCGTCGTCGGTTAAGTGGCTCTTCGCATCTGGGGGTGTAGGTGCGGTTCACGGGGTGGGCGCGTCGGTGCCGGGATAGATGTCGAGGTCTCCCGACGCCGCCGCCGCGCCGTCAGCCCCTACACCCTCATCTGTGAAGAGCCCCTTTGACACCGCCGCTTCTCAGCCCCCGAAATCGACATGCAGGTCGTTGACAGCCCGTTCCAAAACTCCAACAGTTGGGACCCCTTCATCGCCTTCAGCGGCCCCGCCACGAAGACCGAGGCATGGGCGAAAGAAAACTCTTCGGATGGCATCGATGCTCGCGCTGACAGAGACAACCTTCCGATAGTGGTAGCGCGGCTGGGCGAGGGCGTGCAGCGGAAAGGCGATCGAGTAGCCAGCGGCGCGCACGAGCCCATCGACTTCGTGGTGGTCATCGGCCAGGAGGATGAACCAACGGTTCACGTCGCAATGCAGGGCCCGGAACGCTGAACAGACATATCGATCCACGCCCGGAGCTTCAGGCTCTCCATCACTAAAGCGCCCTGGGTTCCGTTCCGAGCCTCAGCAAGGCGAATCGGAACATGCCCAAAGAATTCAGTCCAGAGCTGCGTCACCTTGCCGTGCGCATGGTCTACGACCGCCACGCTCGCGAAGGCGGCCCCGCGCAGCACCGATCCGTGCCGTCGCGCCACAGCTCGGCGTCGGTGAGGAGACCCTGCGGATCTGGTGCAATCGTTACGGCCCCACCGAACCGGGAAGAGCTCGATTGACGCCCATCGAATACGAGACCCTCTTGAACCCGGTCGCCCTCGCGGCCTGATACCCCAACTGCCACCTGATCGTGCGGCAGCCCCAACCCTGGATGATTCACTCACGCCTCCACGCCAGCGTCGACAACGTCATGGCCCACTACACCAGGGCCCCCAGATGCACGCGCACCGGCCCGTCGGCGGTGACCAGCACGTGCCCGTCCTCGTGGGCGACCCGAGCGCCCGGTCCGTCGGCGGTGACCTGCCGCGGGGTCTCCAGCACGATCCGCGCGGCGGGGCCGGCCGGGACGTCGAAGGTCAGGTGGTCGGGGCCGATCCCCGCCAGCTCGGCGTTCGCCGCGAGCACCCGGGCGGGGCCGACGTCGAGCCCGCGCGCCAGCAGGTAGCCGGTGTGCGGGGCGGGCTCCAGCGCGATCTCCTCGCCGTCCAGCACGATCTGCACCTGCGGCCGGTAGCCGGTGACGTTCAGGACGTGCAGGATCCGCCCGCCGTCCTCGTCCCGGGTGGTGGTGGCGAACACGCCCGGCACGCTGCTGTGCAGGGCGAGGCCGCGCCCCGCCCCGAGCGTCTCGAGCAGGTGCCCGAGCAGGCCCGGCCGGGAGGGCAGGCCGGCCGCCAGCAGCACCGCCCGGCCCGCCCCGACGCGCACGTCGATCCCGCAGGTCTCGCCGTCCACCGTGGTGAGCACCGGGCGTGCGTCGCCGGAGGCGGTCAGCTCCTGGAACCACGGCACCCGCGTCTCGCCGAGCAGGCTCGGATCCGACCTCCACGAGACGGAGGGGTGGAAGCGGCCGGAGTCGTGGCGCACCGGTGCCGCCTGCGCGCCGAGCGCGTCGGCGAGGATCCGGCAGTCGGCGCCCTCGAGGTCCCGTTCGGGCAGCACGCCCAGCAGCAGCAGGCTCCCGCCGGCCTCGAGGTGCGCCACCAGATGGCGCTGCACGGCGGCGTCGAGGTGGCGGGAGGTCGCCACCATCAGCACGCGCCGCCCGGAGCCGTCCGGCCGCGGGCGCATCGTGCGCAGGTCCACCGCGTCGAAGCGGTGTCCGCGCAGCAGGGCGCTGCGGGCCAGGGCCAGGCGCTGCCCGGCGCCGCGATGGGCGCGCAGGTCGCCCACGATCTCGGCCATCACCGCGCTGCCCGGGTGCGCGTGCTCGGTGGCGTAGGAGTCCAGCACCAGGCCGAGCGCGAGGTCGTCGAGCTCCTCGACGGCGCGGGCGAGGTGCCGCTCGTGCAGGGCCAGGCGCCCGATCGCCGCGCCCAGCGGCGCGTAGGTGGGCGACTCCTGCCCCTCGGGACCGATCGGGGCGGCGAAGCCGTGGCGCTCGCCGGTGATCGCGATGCGGTCGTTGCCGTCGCCCACCGGCTCCTCGAGGGGTGGGTTGTGGCCGCCGGCGAAGAGGTAGTAGTTCAGCAGCCGGTTCCCCTGCGCGACGAACAGGCGGGACTTGAGATCCGCGGTCGAGGGCTCGGCCAGGCGCTCCAGGCCGTCGCCGTAGTCGCCGGTGCCGGCCTCGAACTCGAGCGAGGTGAGCGGCTGGTCGTCGTCGTGCACGGCCTGCTGCAGGGCGTTGAGGACGTACAGGTCCGTGGTGGTGTCCAGGGTCATCTCGCCCACGTAGTGGTCCGAGCCGGAGAGCATCCCGTCGATCCCGGAGTAGGACTGCTCCAGCTGGCTGATCCCGATCGGGAAGGTCTCGCAGGAGCCGCCGCCGGTGCCGTGGATGTTGATCAGGAACGGCACCCCGGTCACGCCCCGCGCCTCGGCGGCGGCGCGCAGGTGCGCGACGTAGCGGGCGGCGCGGTCGCGGGCGAAGCGGGCCAGGTCCACCCGCAGCGGTGCCGCCCAGGCCTCCTCGGGGCTGCGCACGGCCCGCGCCCAGGCGTCGTCGTCGGCCGTGAGCGCGGGATAGGTGCGCGCGGCGTCCGTGCGGTGGGCGGGCAGCCAGGCACGCAGCTGGGTGAGGGCGGCGTCGGTGAGCACGGGGGTGTTCGAGACCCACGAGAGCATGCCGATCTCGTTGTCCAGCTGCACGGCGAGCACCGGTCCGCCGCGGGTGACCAGCCGCTCGGCGAGCACTGGCATCACCGCGTCGTACCAGCGGTCCGTCTCCGCGAGGAACGCCGGAGCCAGCAGGTCCACGTCCGGGGTGGGCGCGGGCGCGCCGTCCCAGCCGCGCGGCACGATCTCCGGGTGCTCGCGGTACAGCCGGTAGGGCAGGCCCTCGTTCTTCAGCTCCGCCATCTGGAAGGGGCCGGGGCGGGCCAGGAACCACAGCCCGGCCTCGCGGCACAGGTCGATGAAGGCGCCCAGGTCGCGCTCGTCCCGGGTGGCGCCGGTGAGGTCCACGGTGCCGTCCGGCAGCTCGTGCCACAGCCAGGGGATGTAGCTGGCCACGGTGTTCGCGCCGGCGGCGCGCAGCTGCGCGATCCGCGCGGCCCACTGGGCGCGGGGCACGCGGAAGTAGTGGATCTCCCCGGCCAGCACCAGGCGCGGTGCGCCGTCGAGGAGGATCCGGCGGCGGTCGATCGTGATCATGGAGGGTTCCCGTCCGTGGCTGGTCGGCGGGGCGCTGCGCCCGCACCGTGGTGGGTGGTGACGTGGACTCCGGCGGCTCCCTCGTCTACCGTGACACCATGCAAGCGCTTCCATCGGGGTTTCGCAAGCACCCCGCCGCAGAGGAGGACACGATGGCCGTGACACCGGTTCCCGTCGCAGCATCCTCCCCAGGAAGGTGACCAGCATGTCCCGTGCCCCCGAGAACGGCGCCCCCGAGCGGGCCGCCACCATCTACGCCGTCGCCCAGGAGGCGGGCGTCTCCACCGCCACCGTGTCCCGCGCCCTCGGCGGCAGCGACAAGGTGGCGCCCCGCACCCGCGAGGCAGTGTTCGCCGCCGCCCGCGCGCTGAACTACGTGCCCGAGGGCGCCGCCCGCGCCCTCGCCGGGCGCCGCTCCCACGCGCTCGGCCTGGTGCTGCCGCACATCGACGGCCCCTACTACGCGGCCGTGCTGGTGGGCTTCGAGATGGCCGCGAGCCAGCTGGGCCTGTCCGTGGTGCTCGACCTCGCCGGCCCGGACACCGAGCCGGAGCGGGAGATCCGCCGCCTGGCCGGCACCGTGGACGGCGTCGCCTTCATGGCCCGCAGCGCCGTGGAGGACTCGCTGATCGCGGAGATCGGCGCCCGCCGCCCCGTGGTCACCGCCGCCCGCGCCCGCGTGCCCGGCCGCGACGCCTTCTACACCGAGAACACCGTCACCGCCGCCCGCCTCACCGCGCACCTGGTGGAGTCCGGGCGCACCCGCTGCGCCTTCGTGGGCCGCCCCGAGCCGGATTCCGACATGGGCGCCCGCCACGAGGGGTTCCTCAGCGCCCTCGCGGACGCGGGCCTCAAGCCCGTGGCCACCTTCGCCGCGGACCCCGTCGAGGAGGCGGGCGCCCAGGTGGCGCGCGAGCTGCTCGCCGAGGGCACCGCCGTGGACGCGCTGGTGTGCGGCAACGACCAGCTCGCCCTCGCCGTGATGCACGAGCTGCAGGACGCCGGCGTGGACGTTCCCGGACAGATCGCGATCGTGGGCTGGGACGACGTCCACGCCGCCCGCTACGTGCGCCCCGGCCTCACCACCGTCGCCCAGCCCGTCGAGGAGCTCGGCGCGCTCGCCGCCCATCGCCTCGCCGCGCTCGTGGACGGCGCCGATCCCGATCCCGAGCCCGTGGTGCTGGGGTCCACCATCGTCCACCGCGGAAGCTGCGGCTGCCCGCACCCCGGCCACGGCGAGGGGCTCGACCCCCGCCCACACCCACAGGAGCAACCATGACCAGCACCTCCACCGCCGTGCGCACCCTGCCGGTGACCCTCGAGCGCACCGAGGCCGGGGACGCCGCCCGCCTCGAGGCGGGCGGTCTCAGCCTGCTGCAGTACCCGGCCACGGCCGCCGGCTCCGGCCCCGCGGGCGTGCACCTGCGCCTGCGCGCCCCCGGCGAGAGCGCCTGGCGCGCCGCACCGCTCACCGGCCCCGCCACCGGCGGTCCCGCCACCTCCGGCGCCGTCGCGGCCGACGGCACCGTCACCACCGTCCACACCCTGCCCGGGCGCGCCGGCGCCCGGCTGCGCGCCCGCACCCGCCTGGCCGTCACCGCCGACGGCAGCGGCTGGGCCTGGACCGTGCACCTGCGCCACGACGGCGACGAGCCCGTGGAGGCGGACCTCCTGCACACCCTGGACGCGGCCCTCGCCCCGCTCGAGGCGGTGCGCCGCAACGAGCAGTACGTCGCCCAGTACCTCGACCTCACGCCCGTGACCCTCCCGGAGGGCTCCCTCGCCCTCGCGGTGCGCCAGAACATGCCCGCCGGCGAGGTGCCCTGGGCCGTGATCGGCGCCGACGCCCCGGTCGCGCAGTGGGGCACCGACGCCCTGCAGCTGCTGGACCGGGAGCACGGCGCCGGTCTGGACCCGCGCCGTGACCTGCCCTCCGAGCGCCTCCAGCACGAGCACACCCTCGCCGCCCTCCGCACCGCCGCCGTCACCCTCGCCCCGGGCGAGGAGTGGAGCACCGCCTTCTGGGGCGCCGTGGTGGCCGATCACCCGGAGGCCACCTCCGCCTCCGACGCCGCCCTGATCACCACCCTGCGGGCACAGCTCGAGGTGCCCACCGCGCCGGCGCAGGACGCCGCGCGCCCCGCCGCCGGCGACGGCGGCCAGAGCTCCGCCGGCGGCGTCGAGCAGGCCGCCGCGGGCGCCGGCCAGACCGCCGCGGGCAGCGCCGAGACCCCCGTCGTCGGCTGTCTGCCGGCGCTCGCCCCCGAGCTGCCCGTGCGCGCCCCGCGCCGCGCCGAGCTCGAGCGCCTGGCGGGCGGCCGGCTGCACCTGGAGGAGCACGCCGGCACCGACCGCTCCGCGCCGCGCGCCGCCCCGCACACTGGGGCCGCCGCCCGCGCCGATGCCGCCGACGCTCCCGCGCTGCTCTCCGCCTTCGGGCCCGACGCGCACGTGGTCAGCGCCGCCAAGGAGCGCGAGGTGCTGCGCCCCCACGGCCACATCCAGCAGGTCACCGCCACCGCCGCCGCGGATCTCACCGCCGTGGCCTCCACCGTGTGGATGCGCGGCGTGTTCTGCTCCCAGTTCACCGTGGGCCACGCCTCCAGCGACGAGCTCACCAGCGTGCGCCGCTCCTACCTGGGGCTGGAACGCCGCAGCGGGGTGCGCCTGCTGCACCGTGCCGTGGGCGGCGAGTGGCACCTGCTGGGCGTCCCCTCCGCCTGGGCCACCACCGCCTCCTCCAGCACCTGGCTGTACGCCACCGACGACGGCACCTCGCTCACCGTGCGCTCCGAGGTGCGCCTGCCCGGCACGGTGCACCTCGGGATCGAGGCGGAGCACGGGGCCGACGACGGCGAGCTGCTGCTCGTCATCGACAGCACGGACGCCCTGGACGTGCAGGTCACGGTCGACGGTGCCGTGGTGCCGGTGGAGGACGACGCCGCCCTCTTCGCCGACGCCCGCCCCCACGGCAGCGGCCTGCGCACCGCCGCCCTCGGGGTCGCCGGCGACGTCGAGGTGCACCTCGCCCCGTCGGCCGCCGGAGACACCCCCGCCCCGCAGGCCGCCGGCGGGATCGGCGCCGCCCCGTCGGCCGCGCGCGAGGCCGCCCCCGACCCGACGGCGTACGCGCCGCGCCTGCCCGCCCTGACCGGCGGCGACACCGAGGAGGCGCAGCAGGTGGGCGAGATGCTCGCCTGGCTCGCGCAGAACGCCGCGGTGCACTTCCGCACCCCGCGCGGCCTCGAGCAGTACAGCGGCGGCGCCTGGGGCACCCGCGACGTGTGCCAGGGGCCCGTGGGCCTGCTGCTCGCCACCGACGAGCCCGCCGTGCTGCGCTCCACCCTGCTCGCCGTGTTCGCCGCGCAGCAGGAGGACGGCACCTGGCCGCAGTGGTTCGAGTACCTGCCCGGCCGCGCCGGCCCCGGCCTGCGCGACAGCCACGGCGACGTCGTGTACTGGCCGCTGCGCGCCCTCGGCGAGTACCTCGAGGTCACCGGCGACGCCTCGCTCCTCGACGAGCCCGCACCGTGGGTGGGGGAGCAGGAGATCGGTGCGCCCACCAGCGTGCTCGACCACGCCGCGCGGGCGCTCGAGCACATCGCCGCCCAGCGCACCGAGGATCCGCGCCTGCCGGCGTACGGCCACGGCGACTGGAACGACTCCCTGCAGCCGGCCCGCCCGGAGCTGGCCCGGCACCTGTGCTCCACCTGGACCACCGAGCTGGAGATCACCGCGCTGCGCACCCTCGCCCAGGCGCTCGAGGAGCACGCCGGCGGAGCCGGGGCGGAGGCCGCCGAGGGGGCGGGATCGCCGGCGGCGGCGCTCGCCATGCGCTGCCGCGCGCTCGCCGACGGGGCCGCGGCCGCCTTCGCCGAGACCCTGCTGGTGGAC encodes the following:
- a CDS encoding beta-galactosidase; this encodes MITIDRRRILLDGAPRLVLAGEIHYFRVPRAQWAARIAQLRAAGANTVASYIPWLWHELPDGTVDLTGATRDERDLGAFIDLCREAGLWFLARPGPFQMAELKNEGLPYRLYREHPEIVPRGWDGAPAPTPDVDLLAPAFLAETDRWYDAVMPVLAERLVTRGGPVLAVQLDNEIGMLSWVSNTPVLTDAALTQLRAWLPAHRTDAARTYPALTADDDAWARAVRSPEEAWAAPLRVDLARFARDRAARYVAHLRAAAEARGVTGVPFLINIHGTGGGSCETFPIGISQLEQSYSGIDGMLSGSDHYVGEMTLDTTTDLYVLNALQQAVHDDDQPLTSLEFEAGTGDYGDGLERLAEPSTADLKSRLFVAQGNRLLNYYLFAGGHNPPLEEPVGDGNDRIAITGERHGFAAPIGPEGQESPTYAPLGAAIGRLALHERHLARAVEELDDLALGLVLDSYATEHAHPGSAVMAEIVGDLRAHRGAGQRLALARSALLRGHRFDAVDLRTMRPRPDGSGRRVLMVATSRHLDAAVQRHLVAHLEAGGSLLLLGVLPERDLEGADCRILADALGAQAAPVRHDSGRFHPSVSWRSDPSLLGETRVPWFQELTASGDARPVLTTVDGETCGIDVRVGAGRAVLLAAGLPSRPGLLGHLLETLGAGRGLALHSSVPGVFATTTRDEDGGRILHVLNVTGYRPQVQIVLDGEEIALEPAPHTGYLLARGLDVGPARVLAANAELAGIGPDHLTFDVPAGPAARIVLETPRQVTADGPGARVAHEDGHVLVTADGPVRVHLGALV
- a CDS encoding LacI family DNA-binding transcriptional regulator is translated as MSRAPENGAPERAATIYAVAQEAGVSTATVSRALGGSDKVAPRTREAVFAAARALNYVPEGAARALAGRRSHALGLVLPHIDGPYYAAVLVGFEMAASQLGLSVVLDLAGPDTEPEREIRRLAGTVDGVAFMARSAVEDSLIAEIGARRPVVTAARARVPGRDAFYTENTVTAARLTAHLVESGRTRCAFVGRPEPDSDMGARHEGFLSALADAGLKPVATFAADPVEEAGAQVARELLAEGTAVDALVCGNDQLALAVMHELQDAGVDVPGQIAIVGWDDVHAARYVRPGLTTVAQPVEELGALAAHRLAALVDGADPDPEPVVLGSTIVHRGSCGCPHPGHGEGLDPRPHPQEQP
- a CDS encoding cellobiose phosphorylase, whose product is MTSTSTAVRTLPVTLERTEAGDAARLEAGGLSLLQYPATAAGSGPAGVHLRLRAPGESAWRAAPLTGPATGGPATSGAVAADGTVTTVHTLPGRAGARLRARTRLAVTADGSGWAWTVHLRHDGDEPVEADLLHTLDAALAPLEAVRRNEQYVAQYLDLTPVTLPEGSLALAVRQNMPAGEVPWAVIGADAPVAQWGTDALQLLDREHGAGLDPRRDLPSERLQHEHTLAALRTAAVTLAPGEEWSTAFWGAVVADHPEATSASDAALITTLRAQLEVPTAPAQDAARPAAGDGGQSSAGGVEQAAAGAGQTAAGSAETPVVGCLPALAPELPVRAPRRAELERLAGGRLHLEEHAGTDRSAPRAAPHTGAAARADAADAPALLSAFGPDAHVVSAAKEREVLRPHGHIQQVTATAAADLTAVASTVWMRGVFCSQFTVGHASSDELTSVRRSYLGLERRSGVRLLHRAVGGEWHLLGVPSAWATTASSSTWLYATDDGTSLTVRSEVRLPGTVHLGIEAEHGADDGELLLVIDSTDALDVQVTVDGAVVPVEDDAALFADARPHGSGLRTAALGVAGDVEVHLAPSAAGDTPAPQAAGGIGAAPSAAREAAPDPTAYAPRLPALTGGDTEEAQQVGEMLAWLAQNAAVHFRTPRGLEQYSGGAWGTRDVCQGPVGLLLATDEPAVLRSTLLAVFAAQQEDGTWPQWFEYLPGRAGPGLRDSHGDVVYWPLRALGEYLEVTGDASLLDEPAPWVGEQEIGAPTSVLDHAARALEHIAAQRTEDPRLPAYGHGDWNDSLQPARPELARHLCSTWTTELEITALRTLAQALEEHAGGAGAEAAEGAGSPAAALAMRCRALADGAAAAFAETLLVDGELAGYALLEGGTVEHLVHPTDTRTGLRHGSLQMIHALADELLTPEQARHHLALIGEHLDGPTGIYLFDRPVEYHGGVMEVFQRAETATFWGREIGLMYMHAHLRYIEALTRLGEAERAWAELLTAVPIGLEQRVRGARRRQANVYYSSSDAVFPDRYTAAENGDALFEDTTGFEGGWRVYSSGPGLMLRLVVEDVLGVRARAGRLEIDPVLPAALDGTTAQIPFDGGHLTVHLAVGETGCGVRSLRVDGEDVDLAGAAVRGLSRRYREAGVALERARVAAGSVLEVVTG